The following is a genomic window from Nocardioides thalensis.
CGACCAGCGCGCCGGACGCCTGGTCGACCCCGACGAGGGGTTCGGCGAGGACGGCGAGAAGGACCTGGTCGGGCGCGACGTCGGCATCGACGGCGCGGCGGCCAGCGCCGAGGAGGCCGCCATGCACGTGGTTTCCGAGGAGGATGCCGGCTGAGTCGCGGGGTACTTCAAGTCCGAGCCGCGAGGCTCAGACCTGAGGAGGAACCGTGGAACTCATCTTGTGGATCCTTGCCGTCATCCTGGTGGTGTCCGGCATCGTGAGCCTCTTTCGAGGCGAGGTCCTCTGGGGGGCCGTGCTGATCGTCGTCGG
Proteins encoded in this region:
- a CDS encoding GPGG-motif small membrane protein, which produces MELILWILAVILVVSGIVSLFRGEVLWGAVLIVVGLLVGPGGVSLFT